The Gouania willdenowi chromosome 22, fGouWil2.1, whole genome shotgun sequence nucleotide sequence tgtgtgtgtgtgtgtgtgtgtgtgtgtgtgtgtgtgtgtgtgtgtgtgtgtgtgtgtgtgtgtgtgtgtgtgtgtgtgtgtgtgtgtgtgtgtgtgtgtgtgtgtgtgtgtagttggtTCTGGTGCTAGGTGACCTCCACATCCCTCACCGGTGTAACACGCTGCCGGCAAAGTTTAAGAAGCTGCTGGTTCCCGGAAAGATCCAGCACATTCTGTGCACAGGGAACCTGTGCACCAAGGAGAGCTACGACTACCTGAAGACACTGGCCGGGGACGTGCACATCGTCAGAGGAGACTTCGATGAGGTTTGGATGTTTGCGTTAGTCGCATGTCATTTATGGAACAATCCTTCCACAAATCTGATGAGTTTTTAACCTTTGGCTTTGAGTTCAATGGCAGGCTTTTGTTGGATTGTGTAACTGCCCTCAGACCTGCTTTAATGGATCCTCTTGACTTTCTCTCCCTCAGAACCTGAACTACCCAGAGCAGAAGGTGGTGACGGTGGGTCAGTTTAAGATCGGCCTGATTCACGGTCATCAAGTGATCCCGTGGGGCGACGTGGCCAGCCTGGCTCTGCTGCAGCGGCAGCTCGACGTCGACATCCTCATCTCCGGCCACACACACAAGTTCGAGGCCTTTGAGAACGAAAACAAGTTCTACATCAACCCCGGGTCAGCCACCGGAGCTTACAGCGCTCTGGAGAGGTGAGAGAACATGGacaacaacacagaaaacacaagaaatacaGTTCATATTGCcacatattttacttttttctagGTTTCTTTCTCTGagtt carries:
- the vps29 gene encoding vacuolar protein sorting-associated protein 29 isoform X1, whose amino-acid sequence is MAGHRLVLVLGDLHIPHRCNTLPAKFKKLLVPGKIQHILCTGNLCTKESYDYLKTLAGDVHIVRGDFDENLNYPEQKVVTVGQFKIGLIHGHQVIPWGDVASLALLQRQLDVDILISGHTHKFEAFENENKFYINPGSATGAYSALESNIIPSFVLMDIQASTVVTYVYQLIGDDVKVERIEYKKS
- the vps29 gene encoding vacuolar protein sorting-associated protein 29 isoform X2, whose protein sequence is MLVLVLGDLHIPHRCNTLPAKFKKLLVPGKIQHILCTGNLCTKESYDYLKTLAGDVHIVRGDFDENLNYPEQKVVTVGQFKIGLIHGHQVIPWGDVASLALLQRQLDVDILISGHTHKFEAFENENKFYINPGSATGAYSALESNIIPSFVLMDIQASTVVTYVYQLIGDDVKVERIEYKKS